From the Comamonas sp. lk genome, the window AGATACAGTGGTTGGCCGACAGAAAATACGGCGTGTAGTCGAGCTTGGTATTGTTCAGCAGCGAACCCGTGCAGTAGTAATAGAAACGATCCGTGTCCACGTAACTCATCCGCGCCACGGCATTGCGCTCGGTGGCGTACTGGTCGGCACAGCTGGCATCCAGCTCGCACGAGGCAGCATCGCCCACATTCCTGGTGTCATAACGCGCCTGCAGATCCGCTTCGGTAGGCAGCGAGAGATTGACATAGGCATGCGTCAACCGGGGAATGGAGATCCGCAGCTGCGAAGCGGGAACGCCGGCAGGCAAGCCGATTTCCAGCGTGACCTCGTCCGCACCCAGATCGGGGGACCACCAGGTTGCTGCGGCCTGGGTATTGCCGTCTACAGCACGGTTACGGGCCAGCACTTCATTGATGGCCTTGCCCGTGGTTTCAAAGCCGGTTTGACTCCGGTCCTGCCGATACAGATGAATCCTGGCGCTATCGGGCAAGCCTTCGACCACCAGACCCAGACGCAGGCCGAAAGCGCCGACGGAGGTGAAGCTGATGGCACCGACCTGGCCGCCGTCGGGCGCCGGCGACCACTGCAGCACCTGCGCCATGCCGCCTACCGTCTGGGTGGAAGTCAAAATTCGCGGCGCACCGATCTGCATGGGCACACCCGGCACCGGCATGGGCACCGGCGGGGCATCGTTCCATTGCGGCAATGTCAGCAGCGCAGGTTTGGGCCTCACGGCTGCGGAAGACTGCACCGTACTTCTGGCCGACGCTGCGGCCGCTGCCGGCAAGACCAGAGAATCGAGCACATAGGCCTTGGGCGGGCCCGTGGGCGTGGTGAGCTCCACATCGACGGTAACGCCGTCTCCGGTTGTGCCACCTGTGCCAACCGAGCCGCCACCGCCTCCTCCGCCGCCCCCATCTCCGCCTCCGCTGCCTCCACCGCCGCCACCGCAAGCGGCCAGCAGCAACACCACCACACTCGCATAACGGGGAGCCATGCGTCTGCCTTGCGTCAACCAATTCATGTTGCGTTCTCCGTCAAGTCGCAATAGCTCTGGCCCCCTGAGCCGCGAGACTATTTGCTCAATGCCTTCAGCGCGAGCTTGATGCCCTCACTCACCCCCACATCAGCGGGAAGCTTCTTGAGAGCGGCCGACGCCTCCTTGTCCGAGTAGCCCAGCGCCATCAGCGCCTGCTGAATATCATTGTGTTCGCTATTGACAGAAAATAGTGATAGCGCGCCTGTATCGGCACCAATTTTCCCTTTGAGCTCCAGCAATAGTCGCTCGGCCGTCTTTTTACCTATGCCCGGCACCTTGACCAATCGCCCTGCCTCCTGCTGTGATACCGCATCCGCGAGATCATCGATGCTCAT encodes:
- the ruvA gene encoding Holliday junction branch migration protein RuvA; amino-acid sequence: MIGKLTGTLLEKNPPEVLVDCGGVGYEVQVPMSTFYNLPANGAKVALLTHFVVREDAQLLFGFATARERQTFRELIKITGIGPRMALAVLSGMSIDDLADAVSQQEAGRLVKVPGIGKKTAERLLLELKGKIGADTGALSLFSVNSEHNDIQQALMALGYSDKEASAALKKLPADVGVSEGIKLALKALSK
- a CDS encoding trypsin-like peptidase domain-containing protein, encoding MNWLTQGRRMAPRYASVVVLLLAACGGGGGGSGGGDGGGGGGGGGSVGTGGTTGDGVTVDVELTTPTGPPKAYVLDSLVLPAAAAASARSTVQSSAAVRPKPALLTLPQWNDAPPVPMPVPGVPMQIGAPRILTSTQTVGGMAQVLQWSPAPDGGQVGAISFTSVGAFGLRLGLVVEGLPDSARIHLYRQDRSQTGFETTGKAINEVLARNRAVDGNTQAAATWWSPDLGADEVTLEIGLPAGVPASQLRISIPRLTHAYVNLSLPTEADLQARYDTRNVGDAASCELDASCADQYATERNAVARMSYVDTDRFYYYCTGSLLNNTKLDYTPYFLSANHCISTQAAASSLRTDWFFRSASCNSVEPHPQAATRQRGARLLYATSVTDATLLLLNEAPPAGVTLAGWDARGPTAKGAAVYTLHQPQGDWLKYAEGQAQSYRNCTVSGGSVSCSDGNAQSNFLDVVWSKGITERGSSGSPLFVNGRVVGALSGGSSACSVKGGADIYSRFDKAFSDTIGNWLAQ